The Glycine max cultivar Williams 82 chromosome 3, Glycine_max_v4.0, whole genome shotgun sequence sequence acataaacatacatatattacATATACATTCGCAGCAATGTGAAAAACATGAGTCACATGAACCACTAAATAACTTTTTCGTTATTATTGAATTCGACCGTTGAATTTATAACTATCCATTGCAATAGAGAAGAAAAACCTGTTTAGGCAACAAAGCAGAATGGCCATAGTCACCACGGCTACAACTCTCAGCAAACTGCAAAGCCACCTTTCCACCCATGGAATGCCCTATGACAACCTCAGGCCAAGACCAGCCTTCAGCCTTCACCAAATCGACCAAATCTTTGGCCGCATTTTCCATATTATGAGGCGGATTCAGTTCCCTCTCCGTCGATTTCCCGTGGTTCCTCATGTCCAACATCACCGTCCTCCAATCTACACGGAAACAGAAAATCGATAAATAACAATTAAGTTCAGAattagcaaataaaaaaaaatgagagcgGAGCATGAGGTACTGGAAGAGGGAGAGGAGTTGGAGAGAGAAGCCAAGAGGTTGCGAGAGAAAGATCTCCAGTTTCTGGAGGATCCCAAAAAGCCATGGATGAAAACCGCCGTTGAAGTGTAGGGTTTGTCCGGGTGAGCTCGCAGTTCTTCGTAGGCTACGGTTTGCAACCACCTTCGACTCGCTGAGTTGAGGAAGCGAGTTAGGAGGAGGGAGGAGCTGTTTCTGCATCTCAGAGATGCCGCCATTTTCTGCTTTACTTTTTACTTTGACTGGGCTTTTAGTTCTTCTGCCTGTGGCATACCTTAGACCAATGAAATGGAACCAAGGAATTGAGCTAAATAATATAGTGAATGTAATGAAattataaaccaaaaaaaatgaaaaaaacattgACAGCTGTGGGATTTGAACCCACGCCCTTTCGGACCAGAGCCTAAATCTGGCGCCTTAGACCACTCGGCCAAACTGTCACTTTTGTactatcttataaaaaaaactatataatattCAAAAAGTTTTGTCAAACCTTCATATCCGAGATTATACATTTTAATGTAGCTTTCGCAACGTAAATTGGATTTTGAAAGTGGCTGACAACCTGACGGCATGCACCATGCTTAAACTTTTCCGAATATTTATGCACATAATATATAGGCATATAGTTCCATGATTGGCCGATAGTGTTCATAAAATATAGATTGGGAAAAGAATATTTGGCTTCTAAAGTTGAGTATTAGAAATCAGGCATATGCTATTAAAAAAGAAACccaaacttaaaaaatttattctcattttgtttgacatatttcattctaattttttatttatttatatacagAAAATTGGAAAGAAGAAGGtgagaaaaaatgttaaattatggtcttaatttttaaataagctCTTAATATGTAAATATGTATATGATATATCCCTTCATGTTTATCAATTAAaccatttaataaaatataaataaatattagaacaaatttcaaatatatttaactagACTAACGTACAACTCATTCAATAATAGgacaaaaattacaaacaattcCTTGAGTATTTTTGTGACTTTTAATACCaactgaattattttaaattaacatttttaatatctttcttacttaaatttcaataatatttaaCTAGACTAACGTACAACTCATTCAATAATAGgacaaaaattacaaacaattcCTTAAGTATTTTTGTGACTTTTATACAAACTAgtatcaataaattattttaacaaaacttaattttattgaaaaacaacGTCAAAATCACTTACTCACTCTCTCCCGTTATAATTATTGTTCTAGATtaatagacaatttttttaataaatggatgaacaaaaaaagtataattttacaaaattaattttatcataattaattcatttttaatttttattgccatatcattaatataataaaaaatataattaatattatatttgtaaattatcaataattttattttgaaaatgttagatttgaattgttaagaatatttttaataaaaaaaaattaagtgagtTTTTTAAGTTACTTGTTGTGATTCCCACGTTAACatgtcattataaaaaaatcatttacacaattttagtttaatgataagaaatttttaaaaactcacatttttttattttttattttcacttaattatattttaattataatatttttatgtataaaataaatattattttttattattaagaaataatttcttataaaagatataaatcttatttttaaaaaatttcttcttaCCACATAGTtactctaataaaaaaaaaatcctaaggaATAGTTTATTTAGTTAAGaaatccttaaaaaatattCCCTTGAAGATGCTTGattattttatgaatgaaaaactATAGTGAGCGCAATTAAAGTTGTAAGGTGGAACCTTTATTGTTTGTTTGAATGCGTCCCTCGAATTTCAATTCTGATTTTCAGGGTCAATCTACTGAGGACTTCCACGTCAGGGAATAGATATAGAGCTTCCCAATTTCTCATTCTTACCACTCTGCGACCCTCCGCCACATCACAGCTATTCCACTAAATCACTATTCaccatctcttcttttctttcccttcacTCCCAACAAAACAAATCAATGGACCCCACACCCTCCTTCCACCGCcgatcctcctcctcctcctccgacCGCCTCCTCGGCCCCTACCCCTTCTCCCCCTCCCCCTCCTCCGCCGCCTCCTCCTCCGCCGAAGAACTCAACGAAGCCGAACTTTTTTGGGCCACCGATTCCTCTGAATCGGAACCCCAACGCCCAACGCCCCCACCAAAATCTCGCCTCCGCAACTTCGATCGCCCCGTGGATTCCGGAATACTCGTCGTGCTGAGGGAAACCGAATCCCGCGGCGGCCTGTTCCGCGGCAAGTCCCCCGTTCCGACCTCTTCGCGGATGACGATTCCGTCGCTTCCGAGGCCGCCGGCGGCGTCGCCGTCCGCCGATTACCTCGCGCAGTCCGCGCCTTCCAGAAAGTTCCAGCAATCGGCGCCCGTCAAGGTCCCGATTCTCCTCTCTGCCAGCGCCTCCAGGCGGAAAAACGCCGACGACTTCGCGCGCGTAGTCGACGACGACGACGATGACGAGGAGATGCTTCCGCCGCACGAAATCGTTGCGAGAGGCTCCGGCGTTTCACCCAAAACCACTTTCTCGGTGTTGGAAGGTGTCGGGAGAACGCTCAAAGGGAGGGATCTCCGTCAGGTTAGAAACGCCGTTTTGCGCCAAACCGGTTTTCTCGattgatttaatataatttaatttaatttacctttttttttctctttctattttgAGGTGGGGAAGTTAAATTTTGATAGCTTCTCTGCATCCTGTGATAGCTTCTCTCTATGTAACTTCGCTTTCGGATGAtctttttgttctctttgaTTTATAGAATCTGTAAAACGATGTAAGTTGTTGGACCAAACTTGGATAaagttctctattttttttttttcattttctctctccatTTTTTGCATTAGATTAATGGTTAACGGTTTTGCCTTGGATTAATGCTTTGGATAAAGTCGTGAGACATTTAAATGCCAACTCTTTAATGCCTAAACTCCAATTTCAATGTTGTTcctgctttttatttttactttagttgctctgtttctgaataaatgaAACAATCCCGTGTGGTGATGAATGGAGTGAATGCTATGCCAATCAGATAATTGGTGCATTTCATGTGATTATCAATATTATTAGTAGTTGCTTTGATAGGAGGTGAAGGACAATAATTGTGAGATTGTTGTCCGTATTCGTGTTAACATGTTTGATAATGAATATACATCACGGATTAGATTCTTATTGAGCTTAATAAAGAACCATGATTACTGGTTGTTAACACttgttatgtttgttattttctgATAGGGAATAGTTCTGATTTGTGGATGACATTCTATTATAGTATACTCCATGATTTGTTTCTCCCTCAGTTTTCAGCTGAATGACGTATCATGTCCTGTAGTATGGGTATGTATGTCTGTCATATAAGTAACTTGGGTTGGGTAAAATGTTGATTTGAGAATACAGTACTGCCATTGGCCCTGTATGTGAAACCTGAAGATTTTGCTGTTCCTCTATTTTGCTTTCttgaaattgatattgattgctTGGCCCACCGTAGGCAAAGTTGTGGGCTACTGAATCGATTCATGACCTTGTGAAGTTGCTTGTAGAATTGGTATTATCAGTCGTGAAACATGGACACATCATTTTCctaatctaaaataatttatttcttcatCACCCAACTAAGCAAACTAGACAGAAGTTTCAACCTCAATTAAGCTAAGCACATGTTTCGTGTTGTTCTACTGAAAAAATAGAATCCTCTGTCACAAGATTAGCTTTAATTATACTGTCCCTGTAACGGCTGAATGGGTTAAAGTGGGTCACAACTCACAAGTTGCTCGCAAAAAGGGTGCTTAAATTATTCCAGTttgtaaaaagtatttttttagataatctCCGGTCCGTTTCATATTATACGGCCAGGCATAGGGACATATATTAagaaatgtaattaatattttgaatttcattaaaaaaaatatcatgtaatttattatactctttatctttcttttaagTTACCTAGTAACAACAACTTTGACTAAGGGtgttcaaatgaaaaaaataaattaatgcttCATTGTTTTGTAAAAcgacaattaatttaattttttttttattaaaaaaatatcatcatatAAAGTGAAACGGGGATGGAGTATATTGAAaccttcaacatttttttaatattaaaaagacTTAGATGGAGAGTTATTAAATGACaagtgatatttaattaaaaaaaattgtaattttcaataaattttaataaagtatTAGAGATTGTTGTTAGCATTAGAAAGAATGTTGTTaatcatcaaataaaaaaaatgttgttatcATTCCTCTATTTATAAATACCTAAAGTAATACAGATATCCTTTTCTAATGAAAATTTGACTTACACTTTAGAAACTATTCCGGTAATGGGAAACTCTAGAACAACTTGATAATTGCTAATGATAAAAACTTTCACTAGTGAGTTCCTTTTGTTTCTGAGATCCAAGGGGAATTTAAACTAATACCATTTGATGGTTATTCAAATTATGGGAAATATCTTGTTATTGTCGATCTTATCTTAGTATCtgtcaaatttttataatacttaaataactttgaaatttcttaaattattgGAAAAATATTCTTAACGTAAAACTTATacaagattccttttaaaacttattaaggcattttatttacaaaatgaatataaaatgagtccctgtattttaaaaaatatatattttttacttcctacacatcattttatttcatgttcGACCTCACTCTAAGAACTAAAAGGAGTTGAAATGATTAGTATCTTCTCTCTTACCTCTACTATTTCGAGGTTTAtcagtttgattttatttttttaaaattgctcTTTGTTGATTGTTATTTTTTCAGCATTTCCTACTATGTTTAACAAAATAATGGtaaaaagatgaaaactaaACACATGTTACGTTAGTTAACCTTCTTAGTGTGTAGTGAGGCGCACTTGAGTTCTTTCAGAGGGAAATTTGTAGCTGACTGGTTGATGAAGTTCTTTCATAGACTTAGTCATCCTTTAGTTATTTTCTATCCCCACCGTTGAAGTGAATGCCTCTTGTTTGAGACATCATTGTAAATAACTATAGaatataaacaagtattttatgtaataattaaagaattaaaataaattttacataacgtaaaaatacttttatactTTTTCCGTAATTCTCAGTAAattcttgattttatttattaatttataattgaattttaaagaatactaatataacattttaaaaaaaatgtttcaatttaatatgttaatttatttcCCCTACTAATCATTTAATCggaaatttaaattcaacctAGGCGACTTCAATTATTGCCACTAGttataaatgaaaaacaatttaataaaatataaatgattaatttgacaaatatagaataaaattactttaaaataagcaAACACTGGACTAATCTTTTTTTACGCACTTAATTCTTACAAGTTAGGAGTCTTcgattatactattttttagatttttaaaatgaagataatttcaacaaattaaaacattaaaaaataacattttaattttatgacaaCAACTCCACcgatatttttgtaataaatcttaagaaataatatttttttaaaatcttccaCAAAAACACAACAATTAACGGGTAATTAATCAAGAAAATAGCAAAcggtttctgtaaaaaaaaaaaatgatattaaaaaaaaattatgtaacatGTCCCCCCCACcccacaacaaaaaataaagtatacaATTTTCTACCCATTCGAAACATCTATTTTTAGGGACAAAAATTACTTTTCCATGCTAACACATATTAAACATTTgctattatttgataaaatactAATCTAAAGACAGTCAAAACAACCGGAGACGAGCAATCATGGTAGAAAAAATGAGCTGTAAAGGTACTTCAAGTTCTGATTTTCACAACGATAAGTCCAAGTGAGGAAGCCGTGGTTAATTAACTCTAAGAAATCAGAAACATGACGCTACTTAGGAGTATAGGCAAGTCAGATATATGAATGGATATGactcaaaattttgaattcagaAAGGATTTTTCCTTTCATACATCTAATTGAATCATCATTGCATTCTGTTTTCTTATTGAATGCgatgaaaagataaaaataaaaacaaaataataaacccagctaaaactataaaaaaaaattgtgctgtGCAAGTGTTTCCCATCCGACAGAGGCATTGACAAAAATGGCCTAGTCAAAGGAGCTGAAGTCTCATTGGTTGAATCTAAAGAGGGCACATTGGGAAAAACCCTATTTGCCATGTAGAACAACAAAAAGTAGAGATCCAAACTCCAGTGGCTAGAAAGGTGTCAATGACTCGTGATTAGAAGAACAAGGTGGGAGAAAAGAGGACCCAGAAGGAAAACCCTAAAGAGAAACCTCAAGGGGTGTTAATGTAGCGCTGCTATGACTCAAAACGCTTCCATTGTGAAATAGGGGAAGGCGATCTTAAGGGCAGCGCCGACAGATTCAAAAAATTACACGAAACCGAAAAGAGATCTTACAACGTTGTCTGAAACGAGAGAAAGAATAACAGGGAGAAACCCTAGGAACGGATGAGAAGAATATATACTATCGTTGATAATCTGAATGACGTGTTTGCCCTTATTGGGCTTTTTCAACATCACGCCTCGGCTTCCGGGTATGGCCTTTTTAGCTATTTGGGCCGCAACTAGTTTAGGTTTCCAGTTCCGCCAAGGgggttgctttttttttttaaaatattatcaacttttgaagttttaaaatattttgaaagttaGTTTATGgagtatattaaatatatttttttaaaataaattcataaattcCAGAATTTCcgttttatcaaaaaaatgatttcaaaaattaacttttaaaaagagatatattctataacatttttttaataaaaatagtgagGGATGTATAGGTTAAAAAGGATTGGAAAAGCCAACCCATAGTTGACGCAGCGATTAATTTTTGGGTCTTGGCCCATAAACTGTGACGGAtaccaaaaacaaataaataataattatattcctgtaaaaaaaaataacaattttgaaacaaaaataatctaCCAAGGATTAAagctaaacaatttttttattattttattgtttttcgtcactacttttttttttttactgattttcGTCACTGCTTATATAATGTTGtaatcttattatatttatattatataaaaactctttatgcattgataaatattattattcaacatCAAACTGTCACATTGGTTTCAAGTGGTTTTACTATTTTCTTTACTGTGTCAGCGTTTCTGGGGTCCGAGTATTTATATCCTGCAAATTGGGCCTaattgtatagaaaagtttggCCCAATAATCTCTCTGGGCTAACTCGAGCTAATACCCTAACACCTATCCACAAACACGCAAGAAAAACCTTAGGAGCTCGTATTTAGGCAAATGAGGGTGTAATTAACAAATGAGATTAAGATGAAATGCAAGCAAAGGAATGATTATAAGTTATGctcctaattaaattttagctATTAATTTCCCACTCAATAACCAAAATTCATCCCTTGACCACCAAGAGTCAAATCCAGAATGTGGTTAATTGAGTCTAAGCATCGTAAAAGAATAAAAGGTCAGGTTCCTTTCTTCAAAGTTCAAAGACAGAATTGTGGTTCTTGTTTTAGAATTTAGACCACTGAATGGTGTAACTTATTGCCGAAGAAAATAAGCATTTGTCAATCCATTTGAGAGGGACATATATGCGACTACCTTCGCGCCAGTTTCATGTTCGTTCCGAAGAAAATGCATGCATGCTTTCGCTATAACATCAAAGGGTGTGAAAGGTATGAAAATTTTTACTAGCCTATTGACCTACTTGCTCCAATAGTTCATGCTTTCTGTAAATGGTGATCATGAATGAATATTTAATAGTGAAAAAGCGTACTACTTTTATTACGcgatgttcatatatatatatatattccttcctttttttttttttgtggtggcCTATAGTCCCTCCTTTTATTGTACTATGACTATAATTTATTACGGTATGTTTCTCTTAAAGCTACACCTTTTAATTAATGTGTCTTATACCAACTAACTAACTTAAGAACTTATTCTACAAGCAAAGTCTCCATCGCACACGGCCTTGCTGgaagagtttgatatagtttactcAGTAAAGTGGCCCATCTCTCTCCATCGTGttgaatatattaatattaattaatgtttctGTCACAGATAAGAGGATACTTATAAAAGACACTCTAATGTTTAAGTGAGGGTTGGACTCAGAGCTATTAAAGATATGCAgtgattatttaaaaatgaatcaatTCTTTTACACgggtttatttctttttatactaACCTTGTTGGGCCTGGGTCTATGGGCCTGTCCCATCTCAATTATCAGTTGTGTAATACTCATTTTAATCATGTTTAGATACTTCTAATTGAGTGATTATTCTTAAGTGGGTTTAGCAACGATAATTATGATCAAGTGGTGCTTGTTGCTCGCAAATGTTGAAGATCAACATATGTGAATACATGGTTAAAGGATATATTCCATTTGGGCGTGTCAAGTGTCTTTTTGGTATGAATGTGTACTTTATTcagtataattaataaatataaaggtGATGAGGGAATTGTTTTTATGCAGGAGAAAAATGAATGTGTTTATTTAGATCATCGTTTTCTTTTAATCGGCCAAAAGATCAAATATATTAGATAGGGTACCAGTGGTACCAAAACAGAACCATTACatagaaaattaacaaaatcagATCGCATGCATATGCTATGCATGACCTCCCTCAGTCAACACAAATGCCTACACTCCCACCTATACATATGCTATGAAGACCCAATACCCCAATTGGTTCCACCTGCTAAAGCCCTAACGAGTTGTCTTTCACGATGGACGCACCCGCAAGTGGTGTATGACTCTCGGTTAATTTCTAAACTTGAAAGAAGGTCAAGTATCTTGACTATCTCgacttaatttttcttttattggctTGTTCCCACGAATGCACCGCCATTCATGACAAATTGGAAATTACTTCTTGTTGTCAATCAATTCTATTTCTAGGTCGGTTCCTTTTGTACATACTTTGTAGTTGGTCCTTGTGAGAGCTAGTTTGACAAATTAATGGAGTGTTGGTTGGCACGCGTTAGATGAGACGGAGATCCCAGTGATGAAAAaaggagaggagagagaaaattgttttaaaaatttgattaagtTACTAAAATATTCCTAAATTTAGTTACGGAAAATAAAAGGAgtggtgagtttttttttttaaaaaaatattttggtgtAGATTGTTAATACActtcaacttaaaaaaaagtgtataaaGATTAGTATTTTTcactaaacaaaatttatatatatatactaacattataagaaaaattacttttatatattagaaatttaaaataagatattaaattactaaattattcaaattagCGAGCGATttctcttaaataaataaaaagttatacaaAAGTAATCTACGCATAGAATTTCTCTTTTGGAATTTCAATGCTATTCAAAATTGTTGGCATGTTAAGTGAGAACATAACCTGTACATTCCTCTTAATTGACAACGGCAACTATAGCTATGttttttgtcttgttttcacaatttACTCGACAGTTTATGTGTCACAGAAACACGCATGGCTCCACACAGAATGGTTCAAACGCCAAACGAACAAGGCAATCGACGATTTAGGGACGACATTAGcaagtcaatttttttaacctaAATCATCATTAATTTCGTAGACATAATGCTATCGTCCACCACACTAGATGAGAAGGGAAATAGGaggttaataagaaaaaaacatcaatttacTCTTCTAAATACGAAGCAgatcaaatgaaaatatcaaaatataaatcattaaatcttatttaaattattaatattaaaagcaAAGTGCACAAGATTTCGTTAAGTGTCCGATCATGTGACTGCTGAATaacttctaattttaataattcgTGTATGATTGTATGATcgatccaaaattaaatttctcacattcttaaaataaaaactattttcacTTAATACAATCTCATATATGAGCATATCAAATGAAAACTCTCTCATGATAAATGAGAAGCATAAATATAAACTATTAGATCTTATTTAAATGCtcaagattaaattaaaaatacaacttatatgatttttttcaaaagtcacaattttttGAATGgtcacaaaatattaaatttttatcattacGTATGATTATTATATGATATAGATTTACTctcttattttcatataaaaatgacATTCTCAATTGATATGTCTCCtatatacataaattttttttattaagttttataCATATTTGGGggcatctaaaataaaatatcgctaaaatatatattcagaTTCAAATTAATGGCAAATTAAactagtaaattttttttactatactctatagattaaaaaaaaaaagctttaagAATTGAGGTAATCATAATCAAACTCAAATAGCATCTGGGTCTTGAATTCTTTTAATCCCCCGCGCATAGCCCAGCAGCATGCAATACTAGATTTGAATTATTGACAGTAGGAACTTCAGAGACAGATGTGACCTAATTATTCTCTTGCCATGCCGCATATGAGTTTGAAGTTGAACGTCGTGGCTTGCTAGGCCACCTCCGCTTGGCGGTGGTGACGGCGGTGCGGCGGTAGGAGGCTCCATTGAATACGAAGACGAATTGGAACGGAAAATGAACTCTCAGTGGGATTGTGTAGGTTGTTCTTCCATTTTGCAAAATATCTGAGGGTCTCGAGGGAGAGGAAGAAAAGGTTTGGGTAGACACTGGAAATTACAATCACGTAAGGAAGGGGGTGGGGACATTTTGGAAAAACATAAAGACACTAACAATTAAAACAACATGCATGTGTGATGTGTCAGTCACATGCCAATGTCTGTTAACGAAATAAACGCACTATTGGTATAGTCCCTCCAACAGCATCTTCAACAAGactatttatacaaattatttaattttaagtaacaTTGTTTAACTTCTTTTCTATTGGAATAGATAATGATGGATCCAGAATTAGTTTTTTGGAGGACAAAAAATGATCTAATAttctttcaaacaaaaaattatataagctttattaaaaatgataataaaaaattaaaaacaataaaatttaaatagatcAACTGGATAAAttagtatcaatttattttttcttttatcttttataattatttacattcactttattaaaaaaattatcttgtgaaatcaaaatctatttttttatgagaataaaaaaaattatttaatatattcaaataaaaaatttattttgtgggAACAATTACCCACATTACCTAACATTTAGATCCACTCATAAGAGTAGATGATATGATATTACTTAACAAATTtatactataaataaaatattttttaaatactataagatctacaaaattaaattagttactcattttaacaatttaaatatttaaataaatttttatataaaatatttaaatttatataaaattataagactcacaaaattataataataaacaatttatCTTAATACATACATTATAAATGCTCTAAGCAATCAAAATCAATGAATCATACACAAACACTGAATCCATGTAAACGAGACACAAACAATGAAGAGGGTTTAAATATGAGCCATTACTAGGTGGATCACTTAAGCCTTTATATTAATTATCACGTGGTCCATAGTGGAACATTCTTTTAAGCCTTTATATTGATtatcactttaatttttataataagtaataaatacaattaattttatattattttatactaattaaattatatatatagggaaggattcattaagaaaattgttcacactaaataatttttgttacttgaatatattgaataatttttttcttataaagaaATAAGTATTGCTCccattagaaaattattttaaaatataaatataaaaagttgaaaaatacaaaaaaaagaaattaatattaattttattttttaatttttattattttcaatttttctaatacatttttaataaaatttatatcatattttatctgaaaaaatattagattttatttttctcctctaaaaaaatttataaatcgggcaatatatatatatatatatatatatatactttgtcCTCCTCTAGATTCGTTCATGTGCTTTGAACTCGACCCCGCAATAACACAAGCGAAAACAAAAGTGACAAAAGTGACAATACAGAAAACCCTTCTTTTAGTTCAGATTTGGCATAGGTTTCAACAAATTATGAACTTTTGTTCAGAACGCTCTATGTTTCTGTGTGCAAAGGAGTAATatcaatcaatatcaaagaaaaagaatattcaaaaaactaaaattacttTAAACTTTAAAGTGCAGGGAGTGACAAGGAAGTGTGTGGGCGACACAGGGAGAGCCGGTG is a genomic window containing:
- the LOC100799522 gene encoding pollen-specific leucine-rich repeat extensin-like protein 2 gives rise to the protein MDPTPSFHRRSSSSSSDRLLGPYPFSPSPSSAASSSAEELNEAELFWATDSSESEPQRPTPPPKSRLRNFDRPVDSGILVVLRETESRGGLFRGKSPVPTSSRMTIPSLPRPPAASPSADYLAQSAPSRKFQQSAPVKVPILLSASASRRKNADDFARVVDDDDDDEEMLPPHEIVARGSGVSPKTTFSVLEGVGRTLKGRDLRQVRNAVLRQTGFLD